A single region of the Mycobacterium avium subsp. avium genome encodes:
- a CDS encoding CPBP family intramembrane glutamic endopeptidase — translation MSQSTSPYHTSVFAELRRAITNVAVPHNEPPAIVRRRRVVVAITLVLGAAVLGYSLRRHPGESSFYWLTLGLAAVWTVGALSSGPLHLGGICWRGRNQRPVITGTTVGLLLGGAFVVGGLIAREIPAVSALITRVLLFAHHGWLPLVVAITVINGIAEELFFRGALYTALGRYHPVLISTLLYTAATMAAGNPMLGFAAVILGTVCALERRASGGVLAPVLTHCGWGLIMVLALPPVFGL, via the coding sequence ATGAGCCAGTCAACGAGCCCGTACCACACCAGCGTCTTCGCCGAGCTGCGCCGCGCCATCACCAATGTTGCTGTGCCCCACAATGAACCGCCGGCCATCGTCCGGCGCCGACGCGTCGTCGTGGCGATCACCCTGGTGCTCGGGGCCGCGGTGCTGGGCTACTCGTTGCGCCGCCATCCGGGTGAGTCCAGCTTCTACTGGCTGACACTGGGCCTGGCGGCGGTGTGGACCGTCGGGGCGCTGAGCTCCGGCCCGCTGCACCTGGGCGGCATCTGCTGGCGGGGCCGCAACCAACGCCCCGTCATCACCGGGACGACCGTCGGGCTGTTGCTGGGCGGCGCGTTCGTGGTGGGCGGGCTGATCGCCCGGGAAATCCCGGCCGTGTCCGCGTTGATCACCCGGGTGCTGCTGTTCGCCCACCACGGATGGTTACCGCTGGTGGTGGCGATCACGGTGATCAACGGCATCGCCGAGGAACTGTTCTTCCGCGGCGCGCTGTACACCGCGCTGGGCCGGTATCACCCGGTGCTGATCTCGACCCTGCTGTACACGGCGGCGACCATGGCCGCCGGCAACCCGATGCTCGGATTCGCCGCGGTCATCCTCGGTACGGTGTGCGCGCTGGAACGCCGGGCCAGCGGCGGCGTGCTGGCGCCGGTTCTGACGCACTGCGGGTGGGGCCTGATCATGGTGCTGGCCCTGCCGCCCGTTTTCGGGCTCTGA
- a CDS encoding NAD(P)H-binding protein, protein MRVLVTGATGYVGSRLVTALLAGGHDVLAATRNPLRLNRFGWFDEITPVPLDAADPASLRSAFAGCGPVEVVYYLVHAIGQPGFRDADKAAAANLAAAAKDAGVRRIVYLGGFVPAGEVLSEHLTSRAEVAEALAVPDGPELVWLGAAMIIGAGSTSFEMMRYVGDRFPLMPIPSWMDNPIDPISIRDVLHYLLAAADRDLVPAGAYDISGPDTTSYRRLLKTYARLSGRWHTGLPVGRVDTGLASLVTGVALPVPPGLAGDLVESLDHPMVASGSDLRQRVPDPPGGLLGVDDAIARALDDRSYRRPRPVNALADPHHLADTDPGWAGGDARRIRQLAGRVTPAIARPTLGLVNKVPGPVAGAVRTGLDILIALTPKVRPA, encoded by the coding sequence ATGCGGGTTCTGGTCACCGGCGCCACCGGCTACGTGGGATCGCGGCTGGTCACGGCGCTGCTGGCGGGTGGGCACGACGTCTTGGCCGCGACCCGAAACCCGTTGCGGCTCAACCGTTTCGGCTGGTTCGACGAGATCACCCCGGTGCCTCTCGACGCGGCCGATCCGGCGTCGCTGCGGTCGGCGTTCGCAGGATGCGGCCCGGTCGAGGTGGTGTATTACCTGGTGCACGCCATCGGCCAGCCCGGTTTCCGCGACGCCGACAAGGCCGCGGCCGCCAACCTCGCCGCCGCGGCCAAGGACGCCGGGGTGCGGCGCATCGTCTACCTGGGCGGCTTCGTGCCCGCCGGGGAGGTGCTGTCCGAGCATCTGACCAGCCGGGCCGAGGTGGCCGAGGCGCTCGCGGTGCCGGACGGCCCGGAGCTGGTGTGGCTGGGCGCGGCGATGATCATCGGCGCCGGCTCGACGTCGTTCGAGATGATGCGGTATGTGGGAGATCGCTTCCCGCTCATGCCGATACCGAGCTGGATGGACAACCCCATCGACCCCATCTCCATCCGCGACGTGCTGCACTACCTGCTCGCCGCCGCCGACCGTGACCTGGTGCCCGCCGGCGCCTACGACATCTCCGGCCCCGACACCACGTCCTACCGGCGGCTGCTCAAGACCTACGCGCGGCTGTCCGGCCGGTGGCATACCGGGCTGCCGGTGGGTCGGGTGGACACCGGGCTGGCGTCACTGGTCACCGGCGTCGCGCTGCCGGTGCCGCCGGGGCTGGCCGGCGACCTGGTCGAGTCGCTGGACCACCCGATGGTGGCCTCCGGCAGCGATCTGCGGCAGCGGGTCCCCGACCCGCCCGGCGGGCTGCTCGGCGTTGACGACGCCATCGCCCGGGCGCTGGACGACCGGTCGTACCGGCGGCCCCGGCCGGTCAACGCGCTGGCCGATCCGCACCACCTCGCCGACACCGATCCCGGGTGGGCGGGCGGCGACGCGCGGCGCATCCGCCAGCTCGCCGGGCGGGTCACCCCCGCCATCGCACGGCCGACCCTGGGGCTGGTGAACAAGGTCCCCGGTCCGGTGGCCGGAGCGGTTCGCACCGGCCTCGACATCCTGATCGCTCTGACCCCGAAGGTGCGTCCCGCATGA
- a CDS encoding type III polyketide synthase, giving the protein MGESPSITGVAVKFPPNRYTQSEAIRALTDIAGPEFRRFARSSGVEFRNTALRLPRYRELSGFSEANDAYLEVALDLGEQALVAALDRAKVKPSEVDIVFSTTVTGLAVPTLEARLATRVGLRPDVKRVPLFGLGCVAGAAGVARMHDYLRAFPDQTAALLAVELCSLTIQRHDTSIANLVATSLFGDGAAAVITEGARRAGAEHTGPRILATRSRIYPDTEEVMGWKIGGDGFRIVLSADVANIAEKYLGEDVRDFLADHGLAPRDVTTWVCHPGGPRVIEAVESVLDLPADALDHTRNSLRENGNLSSVSVLDVLAANLADPPAPGSIGLMIAMGPAFCSELVLLAF; this is encoded by the coding sequence GTGGGGGAAAGTCCGTCGATCACCGGTGTTGCGGTCAAGTTTCCGCCCAACCGCTACACGCAGAGCGAAGCCATCCGGGCGCTGACCGACATTGCCGGCCCGGAGTTTCGGCGTTTCGCGCGCAGCAGCGGAGTCGAGTTCCGCAACACCGCGTTGCGGCTGCCGCGCTACCGCGAGTTGAGCGGCTTCAGCGAGGCCAACGACGCCTACCTCGAGGTCGCGCTCGACCTCGGCGAGCAGGCGCTGGTGGCGGCGCTGGACCGGGCCAAGGTCAAGCCGTCGGAGGTCGACATCGTCTTCTCGACGACGGTCACCGGGCTGGCCGTACCGACGTTGGAGGCGCGGCTGGCCACGCGGGTGGGGCTGCGGCCGGATGTCAAGCGCGTCCCGCTGTTCGGCCTGGGCTGCGTGGCCGGTGCGGCCGGAGTGGCGCGCATGCACGACTACCTGCGCGCGTTCCCCGACCAGACGGCCGCGCTGCTGGCGGTCGAACTGTGCTCGCTGACCATCCAGCGGCACGACACCTCGATCGCCAACCTGGTCGCCACCAGCCTTTTCGGCGACGGTGCGGCCGCGGTGATCACCGAGGGCGCCCGTCGGGCCGGCGCCGAACACACCGGCCCGCGCATCCTGGCGACCCGCAGCCGGATCTATCCCGACACCGAGGAAGTCATGGGCTGGAAGATCGGCGGCGACGGGTTCCGGATCGTGTTGTCCGCCGACGTCGCCAACATCGCCGAGAAGTACCTGGGCGAGGACGTCCGTGACTTCCTCGCCGACCACGGGTTGGCGCCTCGCGACGTGACGACGTGGGTGTGCCACCCGGGCGGGCCCCGGGTGATCGAGGCCGTCGAGAGCGTCTTGGACCTGCCCGCCGACGCACTCGACCACACACGAAACTCGTTGCGCGAGAACGGGAATCTTTCCTCGGTATCAGTGCTGGACGTGCTCGCGGCCAACCTGGCCGATCCGCCGGCCCCCGGCTCGATCGGCCTGATGATCGCGATGGGCCCGGCGTTCTGCTCCGAGCTGGTGCTGCTGGCCTTCTAG
- a CDS encoding isoprenylcysteine carboxyl methyltransferase family protein, which translates to MYYLLVLTVGLERVAELLVSTRNARWSFTQGGKEFGRSHYPVMVFIHTALLAGCLVEPWALHRPFLGWLGWPMLAVVAASQGLRWWCITTLGRRWNTRVIVLPQAPLVRDGPYRWLHHPNYVAVVAEGLALPLVHTAWLTAAVFTLANAALLRVRLRVENSALGYT; encoded by the coding sequence ATGTATTACCTGCTGGTGCTGACGGTCGGGCTGGAGCGGGTCGCCGAGCTGCTGGTGTCCACCCGGAACGCGCGCTGGTCGTTTACCCAGGGCGGCAAGGAGTTTGGCCGCTCCCACTACCCGGTAATGGTGTTCATCCACACCGCGCTGCTGGCCGGCTGCCTGGTGGAACCGTGGGCGCTGCACCGGCCGTTCCTCGGCTGGCTGGGCTGGCCGATGCTGGCGGTGGTGGCGGCCAGCCAGGGGCTGCGCTGGTGGTGCATCACCACCCTGGGCCGACGGTGGAACACCAGGGTCATCGTGCTGCCGCAGGCCCCGCTGGTGCGCGACGGCCCCTACCGTTGGCTGCACCATCCGAACTATGTTGCAGTGGTGGCCGAAGGGTTGGCGTTGCCGTTGGTACACACGGCGTGGCTCACCGCGGCGGTGTTCACGCTGGCCAACGCCGCGCTGCTGAGAGTGCGTCTGCGGGTGGAGAATTCGGCCTTGGGTTACACGTGA
- a CDS encoding NAD(P)/FAD-dependent oxidoreductase: MMAYDADLLVVGGGPGGLATALHARRLGLSVIVAEPREAPIDKACGEGLMPGGLAALTALGVDPAGMPFQGIAYLSEHRRAQARFRDGPGRGVRRTTLHAALAARAKEQDTEWIRARVSSVAQDAHGVSAAGVRARWLVAADGLHSTVRRAVGIAATAGTPRRYGVRWHYRVPAWSEFVEVHWSRWGEAYVTPVEPDLVGVAILSRGRPDLGWFPGLAARLRAADRGRPRGCGPLRQVVSRRVAGRVLLVGDAAGYEDALTGEGISLAVKQAAAAVRAIVDERPASYEAAWHRITHDYRLLTRALVLASTPRAVRRAIVPAGALLPGAFRAGVNILAR; encoded by the coding sequence CTGATGGCCTACGACGCGGACCTGTTGGTCGTCGGCGGCGGTCCGGGCGGGTTGGCCACGGCGTTACACGCTCGCCGCCTTGGGCTTTCGGTGATCGTGGCCGAGCCGCGCGAGGCGCCCATCGACAAGGCGTGCGGCGAGGGCCTGATGCCGGGCGGGCTGGCCGCGCTGACCGCGCTGGGTGTGGACCCGGCCGGCATGCCGTTCCAGGGCATCGCCTACCTGAGCGAGCACCGGCGGGCCCAGGCCCGGTTTCGTGACGGGCCCGGCCGCGGAGTGCGTCGCACCACGTTGCACGCCGCACTGGCCGCGCGCGCCAAAGAGCAAGACACCGAATGGATCCGGGCGCGGGTGAGCAGCGTCGCGCAGGATGCGCACGGCGTGTCGGCCGCCGGTGTGCGCGCGAGGTGGTTGGTGGCGGCCGACGGGCTGCACTCGACCGTGCGGCGCGCCGTCGGCATCGCGGCGACGGCGGGGACGCCGCGGCGCTACGGCGTGCGCTGGCACTACCGGGTGCCGGCGTGGTCGGAATTCGTCGAGGTGCACTGGTCGCGCTGGGGTGAGGCGTATGTGACGCCGGTCGAACCGGACCTGGTCGGCGTGGCGATACTCTCGCGCGGACGTCCCGACCTGGGCTGGTTCCCGGGGCTGGCCGCGCGACTGCGCGCCGCCGATCGTGGCCGGCCGCGTGGCTGCGGCCCGTTGCGGCAGGTGGTTTCCCGCCGCGTCGCCGGGCGCGTCCTGCTGGTCGGCGACGCGGCCGGCTATGAGGATGCGCTGACCGGCGAGGGCATCAGCCTGGCGGTCAAGCAGGCCGCCGCGGCGGTCCGGGCCATCGTCGACGAGAGGCCGGCGTCATATGAAGCCGCGTGGCACCGGATCACCCACGACTATCGGCTACTCACCCGCGCGCTGGTGCTGGCCAGCACGCCGCGGGCGGTGCGGCGCGCCATCGTGCCGGCCGGCGCGCTGTTGCCCGGCGCGTTCCGCGCCGGGGTGAACATCCTGGCCCGCTAG
- a CDS encoding crotonase/enoyl-CoA hydratase family protein produces MTDAPGALAERRGNVMVITINRPEARNAVNAAVSIGVGDALEEAQHDPEVRAVVLTGAGDKSFCAGADLKAIARRENLYHPDHPEWGFAGYVRHFIDKPTIAAVNGTALGGGTELALASDLVVADERAQFGLPEVKRGLIAAAGGVFRIVEQLPRKVAMRLLLTGEPLSAAAARDWGLINEVVEAGSVLDAALALASAITVNAPLSVQASKRIAYGVDDGMVVGDEPGWDRTMREMRALLKSEDAKEGPRAFAEKREPVWQAR; encoded by the coding sequence GTGACCGACGCGCCGGGGGCCCTGGCCGAACGCCGGGGCAACGTGATGGTGATAACCATCAACCGGCCGGAAGCCCGCAACGCGGTCAACGCCGCGGTCAGCATCGGCGTCGGGGATGCGCTCGAAGAGGCGCAACACGACCCCGAGGTGCGGGCGGTGGTGCTCACCGGCGCGGGCGACAAGTCGTTCTGCGCCGGGGCCGACCTCAAGGCCATCGCGCGGCGGGAGAACCTGTATCACCCCGACCATCCCGAATGGGGCTTCGCCGGCTACGTGCGTCACTTCATCGACAAGCCCACCATCGCGGCGGTCAACGGCACCGCCCTGGGCGGGGGCACCGAGCTGGCGCTGGCCAGCGACCTGGTGGTGGCCGACGAGCGGGCCCAGTTCGGGCTGCCGGAGGTCAAGCGCGGCCTGATCGCCGCCGCCGGTGGGGTGTTCCGGATCGTCGAGCAGCTGCCCCGCAAGGTGGCGATGCGGCTGCTGCTGACCGGCGAGCCGCTGTCCGCGGCCGCCGCCCGCGACTGGGGCCTGATCAACGAGGTGGTCGAGGCCGGCTCGGTGCTGGACGCCGCGCTGGCGCTGGCCTCGGCGATCACCGTGAACGCCCCGCTGTCGGTGCAGGCCAGCAAGCGGATCGCCTACGGCGTCGACGACGGCATGGTGGTCGGCGACGAACCCGGCTGGGACCGCACCATGCGCGAGATGCGGGCCCTGCTCAAGTCGGAGGACGCCAAGGAGGGCCCGCGGGCGTTCGCCGAGAAGCGGGAGCCGGTCTGGCAGGCGCGCTGA
- a CDS encoding thiolase family protein, giving the protein MAEAVIVEAVRSPIGKRNGGLSGVHPAELSAQVLNGLVDKAGVDPGIVDDVIWGCVMQAGEQALDIGRNALLTAGWPETVPGVTVDRQCGSSQQSIHFAAAGVIAGHYDVVVAGGVESMSRTPMGASLANGGRPYPQAFLDRYQGQIPNQGIGAEMIAEKWGFDRTALDEFSLASHEKAAAAQDSGAFDDQIVGIKDQDGNVVLKDEGIRRGTPMEKMASLKPAFKEDGVIHAGNSSQISDGSAAILFMSAEKAKELGLKPIAKVHTATLAGADPVIMLTAPIPATQKVLKKSGLSIDDIGVYEVNEAFAPVPMAWLKDIGADEKKLNPNGGAIALGHPLGGSGARIMTTLLYHMRDKGIRYGLQTMCEGGGQANATIVELL; this is encoded by the coding sequence ATGGCTGAAGCCGTCATCGTCGAGGCAGTGCGCTCACCGATCGGCAAGCGCAACGGCGGGTTGTCGGGGGTGCATCCGGCCGAGCTTTCCGCGCAGGTGCTCAACGGCCTGGTCGACAAGGCCGGCGTCGACCCGGGCATCGTCGACGACGTCATCTGGGGCTGCGTCATGCAGGCCGGCGAACAGGCCCTCGACATCGGCCGCAACGCGCTGCTGACCGCCGGCTGGCCCGAGACCGTGCCGGGCGTGACCGTCGACCGGCAGTGCGGGTCGAGCCAGCAGTCCATCCACTTCGCGGCGGCGGGCGTGATCGCCGGGCACTACGACGTCGTCGTCGCCGGCGGCGTCGAGTCGATGTCGCGCACCCCGATGGGCGCGTCGCTGGCCAACGGCGGGCGGCCCTACCCCCAGGCCTTCCTGGACCGCTACCAGGGCCAGATCCCGAACCAGGGCATCGGTGCGGAGATGATCGCCGAGAAGTGGGGCTTCGACCGCACCGCGCTCGACGAATTCTCCCTGGCGTCGCACGAAAAGGCCGCGGCCGCACAGGATTCCGGCGCATTCGACGACCAGATCGTGGGCATCAAGGACCAGGACGGCAATGTCGTCTTGAAGGACGAGGGCATCCGGCGCGGCACCCCGATGGAGAAGATGGCCTCGCTGAAGCCGGCGTTCAAGGAGGACGGCGTGATTCACGCCGGCAACTCCTCGCAGATCTCCGACGGTTCGGCGGCCATCCTCTTCATGTCCGCGGAGAAGGCAAAGGAGTTGGGGCTCAAGCCAATCGCGAAGGTGCACACCGCGACGCTGGCCGGGGCCGACCCGGTGATCATGCTGACCGCGCCCATCCCGGCGACGCAGAAGGTGCTCAAGAAGTCCGGCCTGTCCATCGACGACATCGGCGTCTACGAGGTCAACGAGGCCTTCGCTCCGGTCCCGATGGCGTGGCTCAAGGACATCGGCGCCGACGAGAAGAAGCTCAACCCCAACGGCGGGGCGATCGCGTTGGGCCACCCGCTCGGCGGCTCGGGCGCCCGGATCATGACCACGCTGCTGTATCACATGCGGGACAAGGGAATTCGCTACGGCCTGCAGACCATGTGCGAGGGCGGCGGGCAGGCCAACGCCACCATCGTGGAACTGTTGTGA